Part of the Listeria innocua genome is shown below.
GTAACGGCCCAGCATTTATCGAACGCAGCGCTAACATCCCTCGCGCAGTAAAACATATTCTTGATTCTAAAACATTCGATAACGGAACAATTTGCGCATCTGAGCAATCGGTCGTTGTGGAACGTGTGAATAAAGAAGCTGTCATTGCTGAATTTAGAAAACAAGGAGCACACTTCTTATCAGATGCAGAAGCTGTTCAACTTGGTAAATTCATTTTACGTCCAAATGGATCCATGAACCCAGCAATCGTAGGTAAAAGCGTGCAACATATCGCTAACCTTGCTGGTCTAACTGTTCCAGCTGACGCAAGAGTACTTATCGCTGAAGAAACAAAAGTTGGCGCTAAAATCCCTTATTCAAGAGAAAAATTAGCACCAATCTTGGCTTTCTACACAGCGGAAACTTGGCAAGAAGCTTGTGAACTTAGCATGGATATTCTTTATCACGAAGGAGCTGGACATACTTTAATCATCCACTCTGAAGATAAAGAAATCATCCGCGAATTCGCACTGAAAAAACCAGTTTCCCGTCTCTTAGTTAATACACCAGGAGCACTTGGCGGAATTGGCGCAACAACAAATCTTGTACCTGCTTTAACACTTGGTTGTGGGGCAGTTGGAGGAAGTTCATCATCTGATAATATCGGACCTGAAAATCTATTCAACATTCGTCGCATTGCTACTGGCGTTTTAGAGTTAGAAGATATTCGTAAAGAAGAAAACCAAGCAACACCTGAACTTTCGGTTGATGCAGACGCACTCATCCAAAGTTTAGTAGAAAAAGTTTTAGCAGAATTAAAATAAAAAATAAAACACTAATTGGAGGAATTTTAAAATGGCAAACGCAAACGCATTAGGTATGATCGAAACAAAAGGTTTAGTAGGAGCAGTAGAAGCAGCAGACGCAATGGTGAAAGCAGCTAACGTAACACTTATGGGTAAAGAACAAGTTGGTGGCGGTCTAGTAACAGTTATGGTTCGCGGTGATGTTGGCGCAGTTAAAGCAGCAACAGATGCAGGCGCAGCAGCAGCTGAACGCGTTGGTGAATTATTATCTGTACACGTAATTCCACGTCCACACAGCGAAGTAGACGCAATTCTACCAAAAAGCGCTGAATAAGAAAAATTTCTAACATAAATCAGGAAAAAGCGTGAGCGTAGGGCATAAGGGTTCCATCAGACTCGGAAAATGCCTAAAACTTTCGCTTTTTACCAGATTTAAGCAAGACAAAGCTTCCCATCATTACTAACACCAATTGTAAATGGGACAAAAGGATGTGGTTCTTTGGCTATTTTGACAGAAGATGAGTTACGAAAAGCCTACTTACACACCGATTTAAAAACAAAGAAAAAATTAGATATAAAAAAAGGAACGATTATTACTCCATCAGCTAAGAGTTTTTTATCTGAAAAGAAAATCGACCTTCATTATATTGATGAAATTTCAGAAACAAAAGTAGTAGTGGAGCCAGTGAAAAAAGAAACTGCTAGAGCAAAATTCCAAACGATTTATGGTGGTTCAGTAGATGAAAAGCCAGAACATATGACGCATTTACGCGGCAACTTGCTTGTATTTAAAGACCATCCTCAAATCGCTTTCCGCGGAAAATTAGATACGCTTGAAGCTGAAATCCTGGAAACCCAGTGTTCTGTTGCTAGTGAATTTAAAGATCTTGCGGAAGATTTACAAGAAATCCTCACCTTTGTAAGAAATATTGTACGATCGGAAGTTTTAAACGAGCAAATCGAAACGGTTAATTTGCTTGGAATGGACGAAAAAGAACTGCGGGAACGTAGTCATAATCCGAAAAAATACTACCAAATGACACATTTTATGCCCGATTATACGATGGGGAATGCTGTTATTCGGTTAAACAAATTAAGAACGATGGTTCGTGAAACGGAATTAACTGCTTTTGCAGCATTTAAGGAAGCGGATTATTCGGTAAAAAGACCAGATATTATTCAAGCGCTTAACAGGTTATCCAGTTTGTTTTGGATACTAATGTTCCGCGTAAGAACTGGTGAATATAAAAAGTAAGGAGGCTTATTCATGAATAATGAGTTAATAACAAGCCTTATTGAAGAAGTCACTCGCCGTGCATTACTTGAAACTGGCGTAGAAGTAGAAGCATCCGGTCGTCACGTCCATTTAGATCGTGAGACAGTTGATGCACTTTTTGGACCTGGGTATGAACTTACTCATTTCCGTGACCTATCTCAACCAGGTCAATATGTTTGTAAAGAAAGAATTAGCATTGTTGGACCAAAAAGCGTGATTCATAACGTAGTAATTCTTGGACCAATCCGTAAAAAAACACAAGTAGAAATTAGTGCTACAGACGGTACCGCACTTGGTATTAAAGCACCTGTCCGCGAAAGTGGAGACATAGCCGGGACACCAGGAATTTTACTTTTATCTGCTAAAAACAGTGTTCAATTAACTGAAGGACTTATTGTTGCAAAACGCCATATTCATATGACGCCAGAAGATGCAGCAAAACAACAAGTAACACAAAGTGAAATTGTTCAAGTGAAAATTAATGGCGACAGACCACTGATTTTTGACGATGTGGTCGTTCGAATTAGCCCTGATTTTGCTACATATATGCATATTGATTACGACGAAGCCAACGCATGCGGCTTTAAAAAGGGAATTCGAGGTCAAATAATTAAGAAAACAAAGGCAAAATGAGTATGGAAATGGAAGCTCTAATAAAAGCCGTCACCGAGGAAGTCATGAGACGATTACAACTTCCAGATAAAAAAATGATTATCATGGGGCAAGATTCAGAACACACTCTCAGACAGTGTTATCAAAAAGAATATCAAGTTTCGCTTTATGATCGTTCTGAACGTACCTGTGACATTTTATTATTAGAAGAAATGGAAATCGCTGAATTAGCTCGAATCAGTTTGCTTGCACCAATGAATAAAAAAGAACAATTTATCACAGATCATCTTTTAGAAGAACGTCCTACTTGGATCATGAAAAGCGGAATTAAAGCAAATGCTTATAAACGTTCTGCTAAATATGGTATCAGACAGCTCCTTCAAGAATATGAAGAAAAACTCGCTCGTTTTGGCGTAGAATATATCGATAATCCGGTGAAAAACGTGAAAACGAGCAAAGTAATTAGCGAACAAGATGTGATTAAACTCACGAAGAACAAAAGCGAATTCATTTTGCCAGAGGGAAGTTTCTTAACACCACTTGCAAAAGATTATTTACAGGAAAACCGAATTAGCATTAAAGAAAGTTAGGAAGGAAGAGCGGCATGCAAATTGGAAAAGTTACCGGGAGTTTATGGGCGACAAGAAAAGATGAAAAACTGAATGGTTTAAAACTACTACTAGTAGAGATTTGTACCGATGAAGTGGAAGATAAAAGACATTCCATAGTGGCAGCTGATAATGCCGGAGCAGGAAACGGTGATCTCGTGCTCGTTACAACTGGTAGCGCAGCACGAGCATCTACTGGGGATAATACAATACCAGTGGACGCGTGTATCGTCGGCATTATCGACTCGGTAGAACGTTATGGCTGAACAGTCCTTAGGTATTCTTGAACTCAGGAGCATAAGTAAAGGTTACGAAATGGCCGATGTTTTTTTAAAAGCTGGCAATGTAACTTTATTTACTTTTCGTCCGACATGTCCTGGTAAATTTTTGATTATTTTGCAAGGTGCTTCCGGTGAACTTACTAGTGCGATGCAAGATGCAAAAGAAGAAGCAGGGAAATTTCATGTTTCTTCTTATATTTTGCATATGGCGCACGAAGAATTACTTGCTTTTCTAAACAATAAACACCCTAAAGTTGATGTTGATGCAGTAGGAATTATCGAAATCAGTCAATTGGGTGCTGGGCTAAACGCGGTGAATGAAGCGCTAAAAAAATCAGCTATTCATTTAAAACGAATGACGCTCGGTGCTTCGATTGGTGGGAAATTTGTGGCTGTTTTTACAGGGGAAGTTAGTGCTATTCAAGAAGGGATGCGGATTCTAATCGAAACCGCAGAACCAAAAAAGGTGATACATCATACGGTCATTCCTTCTCCTGATGAACTTTTAAAACGCTATCTATAGAATGGAGGAACACTTTTGAGCATTAATGAAATTATTATTTATTTAATGGTAATCTTTATGATTCTAGGAGCCATTGACAAAATTATCGGTAACAAATTTGGCTTAGGAGCACAATTTGAAGAAGGTATTATGGCAATGGGATCGCTAACTCTAGCTATGGTCGGTATTATTACTTTAGCACCAGTTTTAGCGAAAATTTTAAGCCCGATTGTTGTACCAATTTATACAGCGCTTGGGGCTGACCCAGCAATGTTTGCTACAACTTTACTTGCGAATGATATGGGTGGTTTTGCGCTAGCTCAAGAACTTGCGCTAACGCCTGATGCTGGTCTTTTTGCAGGAGCTATTTTAGGCTCAATGATGGGACCAACAATTGTTTTCACGATTCCAGTAGCACTTGGAATTATTAAAAAAGAAGACCATAAATACCTAGCGACTGGTGTACTATCTGGTATTATTACGATTCCAATCGGTTGTTTAATCGGTGGTCTTGTAGCTGGATTTTCACCAATCATGATTTTCAAAAACTTAGTACCAATTCTTCTTGTAGCTGTACTTATTATGTTAGGTCTTTGGTTCAAACCAGAAGGCATGATTAAAGGCTTTACGATTTTCGGAAAAGGGGTAGTAATTGTTGCTACTATCGGACTTGTGGCTGGAGCTATTCAACAACTTACTGGTTTAACTATTATTCCAGGAATTGCACCAATTGGCGAAGGTATCGAAATCGTTGGTGGTATCGCACTAGTTCTAGCAGGAGCTTTCTGTTTAGTTTTTGTTATTACGAAAGTGTTCAACAAACCACTTATGAAAATGGGTAAATTACTTGGTATGAATGAAGTTGCAGCGGCTGGTATGGTTGCGACACTTGCAAATAGTATCCCAATGTTCCAAATGCTAAAAGATATGGATGAGCGCGGTAAAATTATTAACGTTGCTTTTGCAGTATCTGCGGCCTTTGTTTTAGGGGATCATCTAGGTTTCACAGCTGGGGTTGCCCAAGATATGATTTTCCCGATGATTGTCGGAAAACTTGTCGGAGGAGTAACTGCAGTAGCTGTAGCTATCTACATGGCTAACCGAATGATGAAGAAAAATAAAGCAAAAGAACAAACGGCGGTGAAAGATAATGGCTGATATTAGTAAAGAATTAATTGAGCAGCTAGTAAAACAAGTTGTCCTAGAAAAAATGGGTCAAAGTTCCAAACACGTTGACCCAAGTGGTATTTTATCCGTTAAACTTCCAGAAGTAAGAGTTTCTGAAGAAGACCGTTTAGATACTGGTAACCCTAGTGATGTTGTTTATACAAAAGATTTAGTAACATTAGAAGAAAGTAAACGTCTAGGTTTTGGTCTAATGGAAATGAAAGATACAACATTTGATTGGTTCTTAGATTACGATGAAGTAGATTATATTATTGAAGGCAGACTAGATGTTGTCATCGATGGTAGAAATGTTTCTGCAGGACCAGGCGAACTGATTTTCATTCCAAAAGGAAGCCAAATTAAGTTCTCTGTAACTGGAGAAGCGAGATTCATTTATGTTACTTATCCGGCTGATTGGCAGTCACAATAATCATAAAAAAACGATTTCGGCAACATTTGCTGAAATCGTTTTTTATTTAAGTGAATCGCGATATTCTTTAGGAGTCATATCGAACTCTTTCTTAAAGACTTTGCAAAAATAACTAGCACGCGAAAATCCTAAATTCTTTGCAATCGTGTGGACGGCCCAGTCACTTTTTTCTAGTTGTTCCTTTGCATATAGCATTTTTTGTTCATTGACGTAATTAATAAAATTGATATTCAATTCGTTTTTAAATAATTTACTTAAATAAAAGGGGCTTAAATAAACATAATTGGCTACTTCTTCTAGAGTGATGGAACGATGAATGTTCTTTTTAATGTAGCGAATAGCTTGTTTGATTTCTTTATGTTCACCACTCGTTTTACTGGATGTGGCAGCTTCTTTTTTGGGTTGTTTTTGTTTTTCGTGAGCGGTGTAGTAGTCACTTAAAACATCAAGTACTTCGACTGTTTCGAGCGAATGAAGTAGGGCAGAGTGATCTGGATTTTTTTTGTTGAAGTCTTCTTGAATTTGTTGGGTAAATTGATTTTCTACCTGACTATTCATCAAAGGTTGAATATTTACTACTTTTTCTTTCTCCAAAAATCTTCCCTCCTTATTTTATTCTTGCACTAATTATACCATAAAATCGCTTAAAATAACGTTTTATCCTGCATTTTAAACAGAACAATAAATTCTTTTTTATAACAAAATATTGTCATTTTTGCTTTGTGAATTAGAGAAATTGAGAAAAAGTTCACACTGGTGGCTATTTTAAGTGTATACAATGAAAAAAATACGATTTTAAAAGCTTGCACTATTTTGCTTTCTAGCCTGTTAGTGCCCTTGTACCAGTGTTTTAACAGGGATATAATGAGATGGAAATAACGCTTTCACGAGAGGGTGATCTTTTCAATTGAAGATTCAAAAATTAGTATTATGTGCGATGTTGATTGCAATGTGTGTAATTGGCGCAAACATAAAATTAATGGGTTCTGTTGCATTTGACGCAGCCCCAGCTTTTATTGGGACTTTGCTGCTTGGTCCGATGTACGGTGCAGTGCTTGGGATTTTCGGTCATTTAACATCAGCTTTACTTGCGGGATTTCCGCTGACACTACCGATTCATTTGATTGTTGCTGGAATGATGGGCGTAACGATGATTGCTTATGGATTTACGCGCCACAAGCTAGCTGAAAAGAATCAACTAGTTGCTATTAGTGCTTCTAGTGTTGTCGCTTTTGTTTTTAATTGTCCGTTATCATTACTTGCGCTTTATCCATTAATGCATCAAGCGGTATTTGTGTTATTTCCGGTTCTAGCTATTGGTTCGATTTGCAACATTTTTGTCGCAGAAGTCGTTTACCAAGTATTACCAGAACGCTGGAAAAGACGAATTGCCGGGTACTAAACAACTAAATAGGTGAATATATTAATCCGGGAAAGAGGTGGAAATCCTCTACAGGCCCTAGCTACTGTAATTCGGACGAAAGCCAAACATATGTCACTGGAAGAAATTCCGGGAAGACTGGTGAGTAGGTTGATGATAAGTCAGGAGACCGCTAGTATATTCGATATCCAAAAACAACTTCTAAGGGAGCGAGTTGTCTTTATTAAACAGATTTTCATGATAAGAAAGTTTCTTTGTGCTACATAGAATTCTTATTGATGTTAAATCTCTAAAAGACGCCAAAGTTCTGTTTGGCGTCTTTTTTTATGGCTAAAGCGAAAGGTGAAAAAAGATGAACAAAATCTTAATTGCAGCCGCATCAAGTGGTGCAGGAAAAACAACCGTAACCCTCGGAATTATGCAAGCTTTGAAAAAAAGAGGCTTCGCGGTTCAGCCATTTAAAGTAGGTCCAGATTATATTGATACGAACTATCATCAAGCAATTACAGGTGTTGCTTCCATTAATTTAGATAGTTTTCTCATTGATGATGACGAGATGCTAGCGTCCCTTTTTCAAAAGCACGGCGAGTCTGCTGATATTTCGGTCATTGAAGGAGTGATGGGATTATTTGATGGGCTTGGGACTGATCGCGATAATGCCAGTACTTCCTTTATTGCCAAATGCACAAAGACACCAGTCATTTTAGTTGTGGATGGAAAAGCTATTTCGACTTCAGCAGCGGCGATTGTTGACGGATTCAATCGTTTTGATCCGGAACTTAAAATTGCTGGCGTCATTATTAATCGAGTTGCCTCAGAAAACCATTTTTCTTTAATCAAAGGGGCGATTGAGCGTTATACGGATGTACCAGTGTTAGGTTACTTGCCAAAAAATGCGGCAGTGGCACTTCCAGAACGGCATCTAGGATTAGTACCACAAGAAGAAATGACTGAGCTCGAAGCAAAATGGGAGCTACTTTCTGACCTCATTACCACGCATGTGGATTTAGACAAATTACTCGAAATAAGCAAATCTAGTGAGAACTTATCTACTTCTAAAGCGCAAATGAAAGTAGCAGATTTTTCTGGGCTTCGTGTCGCTTATGCGCTAGATGCAGCATTTCACTTTTATTATCAAGATAACTTGGATCTGATTCGTTTGACTGGGGCAGAGTTAATTCCATTTAGCCCGCTTGAGGATAACGAGGTTCCGGAAGCAGATTTCATCTATATTGGCGGCGGTTTTCCAGAAATTTTTGCCAAGCAGCTTAATGACAACAGATCTATGCGGAAGTCAATTTTGGCTGCGCACGAAAAGGGCATTCCAATTTACGCCGAATGTGGTGGGTTGATGTACCTTGGTTCGAGTTTAGAAATGGAAGGAAAACAGTATGAAATGGTGGGAGTTTTTAACGGTATTAGTAAGATGACAACAAGGCTGCGGAAGTTTGGCTACTGTATCGCGGAACCTTTAGAAGAAACGTTAATCGGCAAAAAAGGGATGTCGATTCGCGGGCATGAATTTCATCATTCTGTTTTTGAAACGACTGAAACAGCTTGTATGAAACTTTCAAAAAAACGTGACGGTGAAATAGTTAAAGAGTGGCGTGGTGGTTATCAAAAAGGCAATACTTTTGCCAGTTATCTCCATATCCACTTCTACCAAAATCCGGCCATTTTAATGCAGATGTTTGGAGCTGGAAAGAGATGAGCGTACTCTTTTATACCATATCGTTTATTTTAGATTTCATACTAGGTGACCCTTACAGCTGGCCTCATCCTATCAAGGTAATTGGTAACTTTATTCAATTATTAACGAACGCTTTGCGGAAAATTTTTCATGGTAAATCACTGTATTTTGCTGGAGGCCTATTATTCATTCTTACAGTTGGAATGACGGGAATTGTTTCGTGGCTCATCCTTTATATTAGTGCAAAAATTGCTTTTTGGCTTTATGCGGCGGTGTTTATTTACTTAGGGTATACGACACTTGCGATGACTTGCCTTGCGAAGGAGGCGCGGAAAATTCAGCGAACACTCGCGGATGGTGATTTAGAAGCGGCTAGAGTACAAGTTGGGATGATAGTTGGTCGGGATACAGACAAGCTTACGGCAGAACAAATCAGTAAAGCCACCATTGAAACCGTGGCGGAAAACACAGCAGATGGCGTTATAGCACCATTATTTTACTTATTCATTGGAGGACCTGTGCTAGCCTTGATGTATAAAGCCGTGAACACACTTGATTCGATGGTCGGTTATAAAAATGAAAAATATCGCGCCATTGGTTTTGTTTCCGCAAAAATGGATGATTTGGCCAATTTCATTCCAGCAAGGCTATCTTGGTTTTTCCTTGTGATTGCGAGTTTTATTTTGAAGTATGATGGACGCACTGCATGGCGGATAGGGCTTCGTGACCGGAAAAATCATACAAGTCCCAATTGCGCATATCCAGAAGGCGCGGTAGCAGGAGCGCTTGGGATAACACTTGGTGGCACCCATGAATATTTCGGCGAGACAGTTGTTAAACCAACCATCGGCAGTGGAACAAAAGCCGTTACACAAAAAGAAATCAGTCAAACAATTCACTTACTATACACAGCTTCCATTATTGCTTTTCTAATTTTTATCAGTATACATTTAATACTATTTTAAAGGAGTGGCACAATGAACTACATTAAAAATCCAGCCAAAATTGAAGAGAAAAGTTTTGAAATCATTCAACAAATTATTGACGATATTCGACCAGATTATACATTTCAAAACAAACTAGAGGAAGCCATTATCAAACGTGCGATACATACGACAGCAGATTTTGATTACTTGGATAGCCTCGTTTTTCAACAAGATGTTATCCAAAAAATTATTCATGTTCTTAAAAATAAAGGAACCATTTTTACAGATACTAATATGGCGCTTAGTGGTATTAATAAACGGCTGTTAGATGAACTTGGCTGTAGTTATCACTGTTATGTGAGTGATCCAGAAACGATCGAAATTGCCAAACAGCATGGCATCACGCGCTCAATGGCCGGAATTAAACTTGCTTCTTTAAAAGATGGACCGAAAATATTTGTCCTAGGGAACGCGCCAACTGCGGTTTATAAAATTATCGAAATGACGGAAAGCGGGCAATTACAAGCAGAGGCGGTCGTTGCAGTGCCTGTCGGATTTGTCGGGGCAGCTGAATGTAAAGAAGAAATTCTTGAAACCGACATTCCAGCAATTGTCGCTCGTGGTAGAAAAGGCGGTAGTAACCTTGCCGCGGCAATCATTAATGCAATCTTGATTACGATGTAAAGAAGGCGACGAGCAGTGGAAGATTTTATTTATTATAATGGCAAAAAATATCGTAAAGGCTATACAACTGGAACGTGTGCAGCTGCCGCGGCTAAAGCGTGTGTCGAAATGATAGAAAACCAAGAAGAAGTAAGCGCGGTTAAAGTCACAACAACAGGTGGAACTATTCTTGAAATCCCCGTTGCCTATCAACAGTTTTCTGAAAAAAAGGCAACTGCAGCTGTTCAAAAAGATGGCGGGGATGATATTGATGCCACACACGGCATGTGGATTTTTGTTGATGTCGAATTAACAGATAGTCCGGAAGTTACTTTAGATGGAGGCGTTGGAATTGGTCGCGCAACACAAAAGGGTATTTCGGTTGAAGTGGGTGAAGCGGCAATTAATCCGGCACCAAGGAAAAATATTTTAGCTACAGTACGCGAATCACTTGGCGAAAATCGTGGCGCAACCATTTTAGTATATGCTCCTGAAGGGGAAGAACGCGCGAAACGAACAATGAATAGCAACCTCGGTATTATCGGCGGGATTTCCATTTTAGGAACGACAGGTATTGTCACACCGATGTCGGATGAAGGCTGGAAAAAATCATTATCAATGGAGCTCGAAATGAAACGGAACCAAGGACTTGACCAAATTATTCTTGTTCCAGGTAATTACGGCGATGATTTTGTTCAAAATACGCTTGGTTTTGCGAGTGATAACATCGTTTCCATGAGTAATTTCGTTGGTTACATGTTGAAAGAAACCCAACGACTCGCATTTAAGAAAGTATTGATGGTTGGGCATTTTGGCAAATTAGTGAAGGTTTCAGCTGGTATTTTTACGACCTATAGCAAGGATGCGGATGCGCGGGCAGAAATCTTGGTGGCTAACTTGGCTTTACTCGGCGCACCATTATCACTTTTACAAGAAGTAGAGAAGTGTAATACGACAGAGGCTGCAGGCGAATTAATTGAAGCAGCTGGTTTTACTCAAGTTTATGAGGTAATCGCACAAAAAATCAAAGCAAGGTCAGAACGCTTCTTGAAATTCACTAAGCCAAGTGTGGAAATTGATGTCGTTACATTTTCAACTGAAAGAGGCTTACTTGCTGCAACGAAAGACATAGAAGTATTGCGGGAGGAATGGCGATGATTACAGTGGTTGGAATCGGACCAGGAGATACGAATTTGCTAATAAACGCAGCAAGACAAGCTTTATCTTCAGCAGATTCAGTGTATGGATCGAAAAGACAATTACAAGAAATAGCTGAATTAACAACTGCAACGTGCCTATTGTTACCGAAAAAATTAGCAGATTTAAAAAATATTCCTCATCAAAATAAAAACGTCGTGATTTTAGCATCAGGCGATCCACTGCTCTACGGGATTGGCAACTGGGCGATGACGAATTTTTCAGAAGATATTCATATTATCCCGGGAATCAGTGCAATCCAGATGATGTTTCACCAAATCAAGCTGCCGATGAATGATTGTTTTATAACGAGCAGCCATGGTAAAACACCAAATTTCGATTTTTTGCTCCAACATGAAAAAGTCGCAATGGTAACAGATTCCATTATTGGACCATACGAAATAGCTGCTGAAATCTCAAAACGAAATCTAAAAAAAATCATGTTTATCGGTGAAAATTTAAGTTCAACAGAAGAA
Proteins encoded:
- the cbiD gene encoding cobalt-precorrin-5B (C(1))-methyltransferase CbiD; translated protein: MEDFIYYNGKKYRKGYTTGTCAAAAAKACVEMIENQEEVSAVKVTTTGGTILEIPVAYQQFSEKKATAAVQKDGGDDIDATHGMWIFVDVELTDSPEVTLDGGVGIGRATQKGISVEVGEAAINPAPRKNILATVRESLGENRGATILVYAPEGEERAKRTMNSNLGIIGGISILGTTGIVTPMSDEGWKKSLSMELEMKRNQGLDQIILVPGNYGDDFVQNTLGFASDNIVSMSNFVGYMLKETQRLAFKKVLMVGHFGKLVKVSAGIFTTYSKDADARAEILVANLALLGAPLSLLQEVEKCNTTEAAGELIEAAGFTQVYEVIAQKIKARSERFLKFTKPSVEIDVVTFSTERGLLAATKDIEVLREEWR
- a CDS encoding cobalt-precorrin-7 (C(5))-methyltransferase, with protein sequence MITVVGIGPGDTNLLINAARQALSSADSVYGSKRQLQEIAELTTATCLLLPKKLADLKNIPHQNKNVVILASGDPLLYGIGNWAMTNFSEDIHIIPGISAIQMMFHQIKLPMNDCFITSSHGKTPNFDFLLQHEKVAMVTDSIIGPYEIAAEISKRNLKKIMFIGENLSSTEERIHKLRPEEVEKKYDMNVVVIVDER